The Congregibacter litoralis KT71 genome contains a region encoding:
- a CDS encoding c-type cytochrome, producing MQTLTATIKGLLITAVIALVGGGLFLYSGTYPMGADVPHNRLTYWLLETLRERSVARAASDIDVPHDLNASERLLAGGADYNDMCAGCHLKPGKTESDFTLGLYPAPPNLSEAIGNVAIGPQDSESADEEELKRDFWIIKHGIKASGMPAWGPTHDDQRIWNMVAFIQKLPELTPAQYQILTARGGGPGSPKH from the coding sequence ATGCAAACGCTCACCGCCACGATCAAGGGTCTGCTAATTACGGCTGTCATCGCGTTAGTCGGCGGCGGGCTATTTCTCTATTCGGGCACCTACCCTATGGGGGCCGATGTGCCACACAATCGGCTGACCTATTGGCTGCTGGAAACCTTGCGAGAACGTTCCGTCGCTCGTGCCGCCAGTGACATTGATGTTCCTCATGACCTAAACGCGTCGGAGCGATTATTGGCAGGTGGCGCCGACTACAACGATATGTGTGCGGGGTGTCATTTGAAACCGGGGAAAACCGAGAGTGATTTCACGCTGGGGCTGTACCCTGCACCACCTAACCTAAGCGAAGCCATCGGTAACGTCGCCATCGGACCGCAAGACAGTGAGTCTGCAGATGAAGAAGAGCTGAAACGCGACTTCTGGATAATCAAGCACGGTATAAAGGCGTCTGGCATGCCAGCCTGGGGACCGACCCACGACGACCAGCGCATCTGGAATATGGTAGCTTTTATCCAGAAGCTGCCCGAGCTGACGCCAGCACAGTACCAGATACTCACTGCGCGGGGCGGCGGTCCTGGCTCCCCAAAACATTGA
- a CDS encoding copper resistance system multicopper oxidase, translating to MKRRRLLRSVASAGGVALLNAFVPAWARDMQVLRETPGPAIGPMTFDLVIRAHRLEIAGSTGNVTSINNTVPGPLLEWVEGRDVVLNVTNEMNEDTSLHWHGILLPFEMDGVPGVTFRGIKPGTTFQYRFPVKQSGTYWYHSHSGLQEQTGVYGPLVVHPREPDPVTYDRDYVVMLSDWSFEDPHQVMKNLKKMSDYYNFQQFSLTELYGNDEMSAAEALKTKLAWDRMRMMATDILDVTGATYTYLMNGLHPAGNWTGIFSPGERIRLRFINGSAMSYFNVRIPGLRMTVIAADGQNVHPVETDEFQFGVAETYDVIVEPEGNSTYTIMAEAMDRSGYAAGTLGTQRGLEAAIPALRPRPILTMVDMGMDMQHMDMGEPTTPKDAMATMDHAAMGHASKTDGMAGRDHSAMGHAAKPDVMQEMDHQAMGHGTAPDAHSGHAMQMPGNVGPVVARHGPDHHGAGNVSVAQLQRDRLGERGIGLADVPHRVLVYTDLKRLDKDFDRRPPTREIELHLTGHMERYMWSFDGKQFHEVDGPIEFAYGERLRLTLVNDTMMNHPIHLHGMWMELENGQGESIPRKHTINIMPASRVSALINADAPGRWAFHCHLLYHMDMGMFRVVRVS from the coding sequence ATGAAACGTAGGCGACTGTTGCGCTCAGTGGCAAGTGCGGGCGGCGTCGCCCTGCTCAATGCCTTTGTCCCCGCCTGGGCTCGCGACATGCAGGTGCTGCGTGAGACACCTGGGCCAGCGATCGGACCAATGACCTTTGATCTTGTGATTCGCGCACATCGCCTGGAGATCGCTGGCAGCACCGGCAACGTCACCAGCATCAACAACACGGTGCCGGGCCCCCTGCTCGAATGGGTCGAGGGGCGCGATGTCGTCCTCAATGTGACCAACGAAATGAATGAGGATACGTCGCTTCACTGGCACGGCATCTTACTGCCCTTCGAGATGGACGGCGTGCCCGGCGTCACTTTCCGCGGCATCAAGCCCGGCACGACGTTTCAGTACCGATTTCCGGTCAAGCAAAGCGGCACCTACTGGTATCACAGCCACTCGGGGCTCCAGGAACAAACGGGTGTTTATGGCCCGCTGGTTGTGCATCCCCGTGAGCCTGATCCGGTCACCTACGACCGTGACTACGTCGTGATGCTCTCTGACTGGTCCTTTGAGGACCCGCATCAGGTCATGAAGAACCTGAAGAAAATGAGCGATTACTACAATTTCCAGCAATTCTCCCTGACAGAGCTATATGGCAATGACGAGATGTCGGCGGCGGAGGCCCTGAAGACAAAATTAGCCTGGGACCGCATGCGCATGATGGCTACCGATATCCTGGACGTTACGGGAGCTACCTACACCTACCTCATGAACGGTCTACATCCGGCAGGCAACTGGACGGGTATCTTTTCACCCGGCGAGCGGATCCGATTGCGATTTATCAATGGATCAGCGATGTCGTACTTCAACGTACGAATTCCCGGGCTGCGAATGACGGTCATCGCGGCAGACGGCCAGAACGTGCACCCCGTCGAGACAGATGAATTTCAGTTCGGTGTTGCTGAAACCTATGATGTGATCGTGGAACCCGAGGGGAACTCCACCTACACGATCATGGCCGAGGCGATGGACCGCAGCGGCTATGCTGCCGGCACCCTCGGCACTCAGCGCGGCCTGGAAGCCGCTATCCCAGCGCTGCGGCCACGTCCAATCCTGACCATGGTCGACATGGGCATGGATATGCAGCACATGGACATGGGCGAGCCGACTACACCTAAAGACGCTATGGCCACTATGGATCATGCCGCCATGGGCCACGCCAGCAAAACCGACGGCATGGCCGGCAGGGATCATTCGGCCATGGGCCACGCTGCGAAGCCCGACGTTATGCAGGAGATGGACCACCAGGCCATGGGCCATGGTACGGCTCCCGACGCTCACTCAGGGCATGCTATGCAAATGCCGGGCAATGTCGGGCCGGTGGTCGCCCGCCACGGCCCTGACCATCACGGCGCAGGCAATGTCAGCGTGGCGCAATTGCAGCGTGATCGCCTTGGAGAGCGAGGCATTGGCCTTGCCGACGTGCCGCACCGCGTTTTGGTGTATACCGATCTAAAACGCCTGGACAAGGATTTTGACCGCCGTCCGCCAACCCGAGAGATCGAACTGCATCTAACCGGCCATATGGAACGCTACATGTGGTCGTTTGATGGCAAGCAATTTCATGAGGTAGATGGCCCCATTGAATTTGCTTACGGCGAGCGCCTCCGATTGACCCTGGTCAACGACACGATGATGAATCATCCGATCCACCTGCACGGCATGTGGATGGAGCTTGAAAACGGCCAGGGCGAGTCGATACCGCGCAAGCACACAATCAACATCATGCCTGCGTCCCGGGTATCGGCGCTCATCAATGCGGATGCGCCGGGTCGCTGGGCTTTTCATTGCCACCTGCTTTACCACATGGATATGGGCATGTTCCGCGTCGTGCGCGTCAGCTAG
- a CDS encoding copper resistance protein B: MKHFHHIAPLVSVLAVAATTAHAYEPAGTPPDWDSPMGKPMLNARLLTDRMEAGFDDEIDTYVWDVQGWYGGDRDRLWLKSEGEGEQGKSPESAELQVLYSHLFSPFWDWQVGVRQDFKPTPNRTSFVLGLQGVVPYEFEWDSALFVSDEGNLSARVEAEYDLNITQRWVLQPRMEVNAAFSEDRAIGVGTGVNSSELGLRLRYHFRREFAPYVGISWENLYGDTKDFARDEGEPTTITSVVVGLRLWF; this comes from the coding sequence ATGAAACACTTTCACCACATTGCCCCGCTAGTTTCAGTGCTTGCGGTAGCGGCAACAACAGCGCACGCCTACGAACCCGCGGGCACACCACCGGATTGGGACTCCCCCATGGGGAAACCCATGCTCAATGCGCGGCTTCTGACCGACCGCATGGAGGCGGGCTTCGACGATGAAATCGATACCTACGTCTGGGATGTGCAAGGCTGGTACGGGGGAGATCGTGATCGACTGTGGCTGAAATCCGAGGGTGAAGGTGAGCAAGGCAAGTCACCGGAGTCGGCGGAGCTCCAGGTTCTTTACAGCCATCTGTTCTCACCCTTCTGGGATTGGCAGGTGGGCGTACGGCAGGATTTCAAACCCACGCCAAACCGCACCAGCTTTGTACTGGGCCTACAGGGCGTCGTGCCTTACGAGTTTGAATGGGACAGCGCACTCTTCGTCAGCGACGAGGGCAATCTAAGCGCACGTGTCGAAGCGGAGTACGACCTGAACATCACTCAGCGCTGGGTACTGCAGCCGCGAATGGAAGTGAACGCCGCGTTTTCAGAAGACCGTGCAATCGGGGTCGGTACTGGCGTCAATAGCTCAGAGTTGGGACTTAGACTCCGCTATCACTTCCGACGTGAATTCGCACCGTACGTGGGTATCTCATGGGAGAACCTGTATGGCGACACGAAAGATTTCGCCCGGGACGAGGGCGAGCCGACGACCATAACCTCCGTCGTCGTGGGGCTGCGTTTATGGTTTTAA
- a CDS encoding MerR family transcriptional regulator, producing MKPLSIGKLSEQTGVKVTTIRYYESIGLVDEPHRSPSKRRLYDEDAVQTLLFIRHGRELGFSINAIQNLLGLQTSPDRDCSEVNAIATEQLMQIQQRIAQLNALETELKRMIRECEGGRVGTCGVIAALNNHGKCVTGEHARVLPF from the coding sequence ATGAAGCCACTATCAATCGGGAAACTGTCAGAGCAAACGGGCGTAAAAGTGACAACGATTCGGTACTACGAGTCTATCGGCCTGGTCGATGAGCCTCATCGCTCTCCGAGTAAGCGACGGTTGTATGATGAAGATGCCGTGCAAACTCTTTTATTCATCAGGCACGGTCGAGAGCTGGGCTTTTCGATAAACGCCATTCAAAACCTGCTGGGACTGCAAACAAGTCCGGATCGCGACTGCTCCGAGGTAAATGCTATCGCCACGGAGCAGCTGATGCAGATTCAACAGCGAATTGCGCAGCTCAACGCGTTAGAGACCGAATTAAAGAGAATGATTCGCGAGTGTGAAGGGGGCCGGGTCGGGACTTGTGGAGTGATCGCTGCGCTAAATAACCATGGAAAATGCGTAACCGGTGAACATGCCCGTGTCTTGCCGTTCTAG
- a CDS encoding cation transporter encodes MSGCCEPPSFDGQAVGYKRALWAVIFINAVMFFVEITAGLASESQALKADALDFAGDSVTYALSLFVIGASLQTRALASLFKAASLGAIALFVLITTALRFFSDAAPDASTMSLIGCIALLANVASVFILLRWRDGDSNVRSVWLCSRNDAIGNVGVIAAGFLVSATGSAWPDLFVGALLAVLFLRSSALIFEQALAELRTSSSSCDTSRVDSQ; translated from the coding sequence ATGTCGGGCTGCTGTGAGCCTCCATCCTTTGATGGCCAAGCTGTTGGTTATAAACGCGCTCTGTGGGCGGTCATTTTTATCAACGCTGTAATGTTCTTTGTTGAGATAACGGCAGGGCTAGCGTCTGAATCGCAAGCATTGAAGGCGGATGCTCTTGACTTTGCAGGCGACTCAGTCACCTACGCGCTCAGCCTATTTGTGATTGGCGCGTCCCTGCAAACACGCGCCCTGGCATCTTTGTTTAAGGCGGCATCCCTCGGAGCGATTGCGCTCTTCGTACTGATCACTACGGCGCTTCGCTTCTTTAGCGACGCAGCGCCTGATGCAAGCACCATGAGTTTAATAGGTTGCATTGCACTTCTAGCGAACGTCGCAAGCGTATTCATTCTGCTACGGTGGAGGGACGGCGATAGCAACGTTCGCTCTGTCTGGCTGTGTTCTCGAAATGATGCAATTGGGAACGTTGGGGTGATTGCGGCAGGATTTCTTGTCTCCGCCACCGGCTCCGCTTGGCCGGATCTTTTCGTCGGGGCATTATTGGCAGTGCTTTTTCTTCGATCCTCTGCCCTTATTTTTGAACAGGCACTGGCGGAACTCCGCACGAGCTCGTCATCGTGTGATACCTCGCGAGTCGATTCACAATGA
- a CDS encoding methyltransferase family protein, whose protein sequence is MSTKIPPLAQVFLCGILGWTATKGFPEFAFVSTASRLLGWSFVSIGSVVLLLSVRSFITAKTTVNPISPDQVSELVTTGLYRYSRNPMYAGMASLLTGHALALQNPAALISPALFVLSVTYLQILPEERTLEEKFGHSFKAYCKGTRRWF, encoded by the coding sequence ATGAGCACTAAAATTCCGCCATTAGCGCAAGTATTCCTGTGCGGAATCCTGGGCTGGACGGCTACAAAAGGGTTCCCCGAGTTCGCGTTCGTATCCACGGCTAGTCGACTGCTTGGTTGGTCGTTTGTATCGATAGGCAGCGTTGTACTCTTGCTATCGGTACGTTCCTTCATAACCGCAAAAACAACGGTAAACCCAATATCGCCAGATCAGGTGAGCGAACTGGTTACAACAGGCCTGTACCGGTATTCACGAAATCCGATGTATGCAGGAATGGCTTCTCTATTGACTGGCCATGCTCTGGCTTTACAAAATCCAGCAGCACTTATCTCGCCCGCATTGTTTGTGCTTAGCGTCACCTATCTCCAGATTCTTCCAGAGGAGCGAACGCTCGAAGAAAAGTTTGGGCACTCGTTTAAAGCTTACTGCAAGGGCACAAGGCGTTGGTTTTAA
- a CDS encoding cation diffusion facilitator family transporter, whose protein sequence is MSHDHVNISDESNDKRVAVAIWANGILTLVQIAGGIFAGSLALIADALHNFSDMASLVIAFAARKVARRPADARMTFGYGRIEIVAALINYTTLILVGVYLIYEGVMRMFDPPAVQGWAVVVLGSVALVVDTLTAWLTYSMQKGSVNIRALFLHNLSDALASVAVIVGGTLILLYEASWADPAITIGIAIYILFLAVTEIGGPIRILMLGSPPDIDCSEVVDALRSSVGVHDVHHVHLWQMHEHEVALDCHVVLDDKNWEHQEARKIEIKANLKDQFGISHSSLEFEHIGRAHEDADIFGHG, encoded by the coding sequence GTGAGCCACGACCACGTTAATATCTCAGATGAATCCAATGATAAGCGAGTTGCTGTCGCCATCTGGGCGAACGGGATCCTGACCCTCGTTCAGATTGCGGGCGGCATTTTTGCCGGCAGCCTGGCTTTGATCGCTGATGCCCTGCACAACTTTTCCGATATGGCGTCGCTCGTCATTGCCTTTGCGGCGCGGAAAGTTGCGCGGCGCCCGGCCGATGCGCGAATGACCTTTGGCTATGGCCGGATTGAAATCGTGGCTGCTCTAATCAACTACACGACCCTGATTCTGGTGGGTGTATACCTGATCTACGAAGGCGTCATGCGGATGTTCGATCCACCGGCTGTTCAAGGCTGGGCCGTGGTTGTACTCGGCTCCGTGGCGCTGGTCGTGGACACGCTCACGGCGTGGCTGACGTACTCCATGCAAAAAGGTAGCGTCAACATTCGCGCGCTTTTTCTACACAACCTCTCTGACGCGCTGGCTTCCGTCGCGGTTATCGTGGGGGGAACGCTGATCCTTTTGTACGAAGCGTCGTGGGCGGATCCGGCAATAACTATCGGTATCGCCATTTACATTCTCTTTCTCGCAGTGACAGAAATTGGCGGCCCGATCAGAATCCTGATGTTGGGTAGTCCACCCGATATCGACTGCAGTGAGGTCGTCGATGCACTACGCAGTAGCGTGGGCGTTCATGACGTACATCACGTGCATCTTTGGCAGATGCATGAGCACGAGGTCGCGCTCGACTGCCATGTGGTACTTGATGACAAAAATTGGGAGCATCAGGAAGCAAGAAAAATTGAAATCAAGGCGAACTTGAAAGATCAGTTCGGTATTTCTCATTCAAGCCTTGAGTTTGAGCATATTGGTCGCGCCCACGAGGATGCGGACATCTTCGGTCACGGCTAA
- a CDS encoding efflux RND transporter permease subunit: MIDAIVRLSVDRRYFMLSLILVLIGVGVWSFQRLPIDAVPDITNVQVQINTQAPGYSPLEAEQRITFPVETALYGLPNLSYTRSLSRYGLSQVTVVFEEGTDIYFARNLINERLGAIKSVLPPGLEPEMGPIATGLGEIFMYTVDALPGATQDNGEPWDATALREVQDWIIRPQLAQVPGVIEINSIGGYDKQYHVTPSPRKLLEFGIGLEDLVVALQANNANRGAGYIERNGQQLLVRSPGQLKTISDIEQLAVANRGGAPVKIEDVAEVAIGKELRTGAATRDGVETVLGTAMMLMGENSRSVARAIAERLEKIRPSLPEGVRLETVYDRTTLVDKAIATVEKNLLEGALLVIVVLFLLLGNLRAALITAAVIPLSMLATITGMVRTGVSANLMSLGALDFGLIVDGAVIIVENCIRRLAGAQQANGTLLPLKERLQLVYEATTEVIRPSLFGVAIITVVYIPIFSLTGVEGKMFHPMAATVIMALLSAMVLSLTVVPAAVAVLLTGKIREKESAVIHSAKWFYRPALEVALKFRWSVLGGAGALLATCLWLATTLGSEFVPQLNEGDMAVQAIRIPGTGLEQSIAMQQQLEGRIKVIPEVAKVFARIGTPEVATDPMPPNIADSFVILKPREQWPDPDKPRDVLIAEIKASIEELPGNTYEFTQPIEMRFNELISGVRADLAIMVFGDDLDQLLASANDVLVVAESIDGAADARVEQVTGLPMLSVHPKRMALSRYGLSVNDLQDLVAAGVGGENAGLIYEGDRRFQLVVRLPEGIRRDVDSLGDLPVPLPGGGYIPLFEVAELELAPGPNQISRENGKRRVVVTANVRGRDLGGFVEEAREKIQLEVDLPAGYWLEYGGTFEQLESASQRLAIVVPITLVIIVALLVMAFGSFKDALIIFSGVPLALTGGVLALWLRGMPLSISAGVGFIALSGVAVLNGLVMVAFIRDLWRQNGDLAVAVVEGALIRLRPVLMTALVASLGFVPMALNTGTGAEVQRPLATVVIGGIISSTLLTLFVLPILYILLHRKDSSV, encoded by the coding sequence ATGATCGACGCTATCGTGCGCCTCTCAGTGGACAGGCGCTATTTTATGTTATCACTCATTCTGGTACTCATCGGTGTCGGCGTCTGGAGCTTCCAGCGCCTGCCCATCGACGCGGTGCCGGACATCACCAACGTCCAGGTACAGATCAACACCCAGGCACCGGGTTACTCCCCCTTGGAGGCCGAGCAGCGCATCACATTCCCTGTGGAAACGGCGCTGTACGGTCTGCCCAATCTGTCCTACACCCGCTCTCTGTCTCGCTATGGCTTGTCCCAAGTGACCGTGGTGTTCGAGGAAGGCACGGATATCTATTTTGCCCGTAATCTGATCAATGAGCGCCTCGGCGCGATCAAGAGCGTGCTCCCACCTGGCCTGGAGCCGGAAATGGGCCCCATTGCCACGGGGCTGGGCGAGATTTTCATGTACACAGTGGATGCGCTGCCCGGCGCCACCCAGGACAACGGCGAGCCCTGGGATGCCACGGCCCTAAGGGAGGTGCAGGACTGGATCATCCGACCACAGCTGGCGCAGGTGCCCGGCGTGATCGAAATAAACTCAATAGGCGGCTATGACAAGCAGTATCACGTCACGCCCTCCCCGAGAAAACTGCTGGAATTCGGCATCGGCCTCGAGGATTTGGTGGTGGCGCTACAGGCCAATAACGCCAATCGCGGCGCGGGGTACATCGAACGTAATGGCCAACAATTACTGGTGCGATCGCCCGGTCAGCTGAAGACTATCAGCGATATTGAACAGCTGGCCGTCGCGAACCGCGGCGGCGCACCCGTAAAGATAGAAGACGTCGCCGAGGTCGCTATCGGCAAGGAGTTGCGCACCGGCGCTGCCACCCGTGACGGCGTGGAAACAGTGCTGGGTACCGCCATGATGTTGATGGGGGAGAATTCCCGCAGCGTGGCCCGGGCTATCGCTGAGCGGCTGGAAAAAATCCGTCCTTCGCTGCCCGAGGGCGTGCGCCTGGAAACCGTGTATGACCGCACCACGCTGGTGGACAAAGCCATCGCGACGGTGGAGAAGAACCTCCTCGAGGGCGCGCTGCTCGTCATCGTCGTGCTGTTCCTGCTGCTGGGCAATCTGCGGGCCGCCCTGATCACCGCAGCGGTGATTCCCCTGTCGATGCTTGCCACCATCACCGGCATGGTCAGGACCGGTGTTTCTGCCAACTTGATGAGCCTGGGTGCGCTGGATTTCGGACTGATTGTCGATGGTGCCGTGATCATTGTGGAGAACTGTATCCGGCGATTGGCCGGTGCCCAGCAGGCCAACGGCACGCTGCTACCGCTGAAGGAGCGCCTGCAGCTGGTGTATGAAGCCACGACCGAGGTGATCCGTCCGAGTCTGTTCGGGGTGGCGATCATCACCGTGGTTTACATCCCCATCTTCTCCCTTACCGGTGTGGAGGGGAAGATGTTTCATCCCATGGCCGCCACCGTGATCATGGCCCTTCTGTCTGCCATGGTCTTGTCGCTCACCGTTGTCCCCGCTGCGGTCGCGGTACTCTTGACGGGCAAGATTCGCGAGAAAGAGAGCGCGGTCATCCACAGTGCCAAATGGTTTTATCGCCCAGCGCTTGAAGTGGCTCTGAAGTTCCGTTGGTCGGTGCTGGGCGGCGCCGGCGCCTTGCTGGCAACCTGCCTCTGGCTGGCAACAACCCTGGGATCGGAATTCGTACCGCAACTCAACGAGGGTGACATGGCGGTGCAGGCCATACGCATCCCGGGCACCGGTCTGGAGCAGTCGATTGCGATGCAGCAGCAGCTTGAGGGACGCATCAAGGTAATTCCGGAGGTGGCGAAGGTATTCGCGCGAATCGGCACGCCAGAGGTGGCGACAGATCCCATGCCGCCGAACATCGCGGACAGTTTCGTGATTCTCAAACCCCGAGAGCAATGGCCCGACCCGGACAAGCCCAGGGATGTCCTTATCGCGGAGATCAAGGCGTCAATAGAGGAATTACCAGGCAACACTTATGAGTTCACCCAGCCCATCGAGATGCGATTCAACGAACTGATCTCCGGCGTGCGCGCGGATTTAGCCATCATGGTATTTGGCGACGATCTGGATCAGCTGCTGGCGTCTGCCAACGATGTCCTTGTTGTTGCGGAATCCATCGACGGTGCTGCAGACGCACGGGTCGAGCAGGTCACCGGCCTGCCGATGTTATCGGTGCACCCCAAACGCATGGCGCTGTCTCGCTACGGCCTGAGCGTGAATGATCTACAGGACCTGGTCGCTGCTGGCGTGGGTGGCGAAAATGCGGGCCTTATCTACGAAGGCGACCGTCGCTTCCAGCTTGTGGTTCGCCTGCCCGAGGGCATTCGCCGGGATGTGGACAGCCTGGGAGACCTGCCGGTTCCCCTGCCGGGAGGTGGCTATATACCGCTGTTTGAAGTCGCCGAGCTGGAACTGGCCCCCGGCCCTAATCAGATCAGTCGGGAAAACGGCAAACGACGTGTGGTGGTCACAGCCAACGTCCGGGGCCGGGACCTGGGTGGCTTCGTTGAGGAAGCCAGGGAAAAGATTCAGCTGGAAGTCGACCTGCCCGCCGGATACTGGCTGGAATATGGCGGTACCTTCGAGCAGCTGGAATCTGCTAGCCAGCGGCTGGCTATTGTTGTGCCCATAACCCTGGTTATTATTGTAGCCCTGCTGGTCATGGCCTTCGGGTCTTTCAAAGACGCGTTGATCATCTTCAGTGGTGTCCCCCTGGCACTCACGGGTGGTGTCCTCGCGCTGTGGTTGCGGGGCATGCCGTTGTCGATTTCAGCCGGGGTAGGCTTTATCGCCTTGTCGGGCGTGGCTGTACTCAATGGTCTGGTGATGGTGGCGTTCATTCGCGACCTGTGGCGCCAGAACGGCGATCTTGCGGTCGCGGTGGTGGAAGGCGCTCTGATCCGCCTGCGACCGGTACTGATGACCGCGCTTGTGGCAAGCCTTGGCTTTGTGCCGATGGCGCTGAACACAGGTACCGGCGCAGAGGTGCAGAGGCCGCTGGCCACGGTCGTCATTGGCGGTATCATCTCGTCAACGCTGCTGACGCTGTTCGTGCTGCCGATTCTTTATATCCTGCTGCACAGGAAAGACTCGAGCGTGTAG
- a CDS encoding efflux RND transporter periplasmic adaptor subunit — translation MNSIQFLFVLVCSGALATASLRAAESKGTGQHAAQISPQIAKEVGIQSTTAGAGTLERIVASYGRLVPDPDGITQIRARFPGQVTNVRARLGDDVKAGDVLATIESSDSLQPYTVESPLDGTVIQRNVNVGELADAQMLFTVARLDPLWVELKIFPGQRRDIAIGQTVHIDTGHSQHEARIRNIVPSRDNSPYVIARAEIENARGLLSPGALVSARIVVERMDAPLVIESRALQSLDESRVVFVRKGDVFEVRPVELGRTDGRFTEVLSGLILNERYVVDNSYLIKADIEKSGAEAVH, via the coding sequence ATGAATTCCATCCAATTTTTATTCGTACTTGTCTGCTCGGGTGCGCTGGCTACAGCATCGCTCCGTGCGGCTGAAAGTAAGGGCACAGGGCAACATGCCGCACAAATATCTCCCCAGATCGCAAAGGAAGTGGGTATCCAAAGCACAACGGCTGGCGCAGGTACCCTGGAGCGCATCGTCGCCAGCTATGGCCGACTGGTTCCGGATCCCGACGGGATCACTCAAATACGCGCACGGTTCCCCGGTCAGGTCACGAACGTTCGTGCCAGGCTCGGTGATGACGTCAAAGCCGGCGACGTACTGGCCACTATCGAGTCCAGCGACAGCCTTCAACCCTACACAGTGGAATCCCCCCTCGATGGCACCGTGATCCAGCGCAACGTGAACGTGGGCGAACTTGCAGACGCACAAATGCTGTTTACCGTTGCCAGACTCGACCCTCTCTGGGTGGAACTGAAAATCTTTCCGGGCCAGCGACGCGATATCGCAATCGGGCAAACGGTACACATTGACACCGGCCATAGTCAGCACGAGGCAAGAATCCGCAATATTGTGCCGTCGCGTGACAACTCCCCTTACGTCATTGCCAGGGCTGAAATTGAGAATGCCAGAGGCCTGCTTTCACCGGGGGCACTGGTGTCAGCACGTATTGTGGTAGAGCGCATGGACGCGCCGCTGGTGATCGAGAGCCGTGCCCTGCAATCACTCGATGAGTCGCGGGTCGTGTTCGTTCGCAAAGGCGATGTCTTTGAGGTACGACCTGTCGAGTTGGGCCGCACGGATGGCCGATTCACCGAAGTGCTTTCCGGCCTGATCCTTAACGAACGCTATGTGGTAGACAACAGCTACCTCATCAAGGCAGACATCGAGAAATCCGGCGCAGAAGCCGTCCACTAG